In the genome of Coraliomargarita algicola, one region contains:
- a CDS encoding NfeD family protein, which translates to MTTILGLLVAAIVLVFFEVILPGGVLGVLAALCLILATWIAGAQYGAAIAMLTFVGSAIAIAILVYFEFKLLARTSLGRGFFLKSTVTGRSNMAPAQASIIGKEGTALTRLNPSGKVAIDGQAYEAYSQDGYIDADQRIHVVSQDNFKLIIKKI; encoded by the coding sequence ATGACCACCATCCTCGGCCTTTTAGTCGCAGCCATCGTGCTGGTATTTTTCGAAGTCATTCTCCCCGGCGGTGTGCTGGGGGTGCTCGCTGCGCTGTGTCTGATACTCGCCACCTGGATCGCTGGTGCGCAGTACGGTGCCGCGATCGCTATGCTCACTTTTGTGGGCTCCGCCATCGCGATCGCCATACTCGTCTATTTTGAATTCAAATTACTGGCCCGCACTTCCCTCGGACGTGGCTTCTTTCTCAAGTCCACCGTGACCGGGCGCTCCAACATGGCCCCCGCACAGGCATCTATTATTGGAAAAGAGGGCACCGCATTAACGCGCCTCAACCCCAGTGGAAAGGTTGCAATCGACGGCCAGGCCTACGAAGCTTACTCGCAAGACGGCTACATTGATGCCGATCAGCGCATTCACGTGGTTTCTCAGGATAATTTTAAACTCATCATCAAAAAAATATGA
- a CDS encoding NfeD family protein, with protein sequence MVDVWPNEPFSLSPERLAEPLVDLIFGLSIAVAGALLLSRFFPGSWMERKLVLSTAAGGDSQTLRAERASQLPQPGAQGIAVTDLFPSGRVEIDGQRYDARSALGSIDRGAQVQVVQTSAFSLIVEAPGNATLPSCTTHGTAANTEIRAARDRNSPELPPSAPPTAANTEIRDPVNTPPPSETTSNPTSQEASK encoded by the coding sequence ATGGTCGATGTTTGGCCCAACGAGCCCTTTAGCCTATCGCCTGAGCGCTTGGCCGAGCCGCTGGTGGATTTGATTTTTGGCCTGTCGATTGCCGTGGCCGGCGCGCTGCTGCTGTCGCGTTTTTTTCCAGGCTCCTGGATGGAGCGCAAACTGGTGCTATCCACCGCCGCTGGTGGCGACAGCCAGACCCTGCGCGCCGAGCGCGCGTCGCAGCTGCCCCAGCCCGGTGCGCAAGGCATCGCCGTCACCGACCTCTTCCCCAGCGGTCGCGTCGAAATCGACGGCCAGCGCTACGATGCCCGCAGCGCTCTAGGCTCCATCGACCGCGGCGCCCAGGTGCAAGTGGTCCAGACCAGTGCCTTCAGTCTAATCGTAGAGGCTCCCGGGAACGCAACTCTCCCGAGTTGCACCACGCATGGCACCGCAGCGAATACGGAGATTCGCGCCGCCCGGGATCGCAACTCTCCTGAGTTGCCCCCTTCAGCGCCGCCCACCGCAGCGAATACGGAGATTCGCGATCCCGTGAACACCCCGCCCCCGAGTGAGACCACGTCCAATCCCACATCCCAGGAGGCCTCAAAATGA
- the trkA gene encoding Trk system potassium transporter TrkA, with protein sequence MFPLALLKTPKIWAEYYSGNAGQGRQYARFSFMKIIIIGAGEVGHNLCTTLSAAGHNVTLIEQSEVRCEKLDEEQNARIITGNGSSARQLVDVDVASCDAFLAMTSDDRTNVISCSLAKGLGAKNTIARIHDETFSDNSVINYQLHFGIDLLVNPEAICAVELAKEIRSAGRVAVENFARGQIEVQQQQVAKNSRLVGKKLKDLKLDSRVRIGYVQRDGHSEVASADTILEAGDMVTLFGHPEVLFTLRERFDPKHKIDVARVVLFGGSETAISLIRLLTNPRFKVRVIEKDKAKCRSLAERFPDITVINGDATSLRLLEEEQIGSADYFVACTKDDEENILTCLQAAKLGANHVQLVINKGDYDQLLGILKTMLGIEVVVSPRQATAEFMLRNLSADSSATLATVPGGDGQIVEVRIKHSSPCVGKMVKDIHLPPGAVFVALLHKFKAKVPAADDIILAGDRVVVIVSEAQQKAVMASLV encoded by the coding sequence ATGTTCCCACTGGCTCTGCTCAAGACGCCCAAAATCTGGGCTGAATATTACTCTGGAAATGCTGGGCAGGGGCGTCAATATGCGCGTTTTTCCTTTATGAAGATTATCATTATAGGCGCCGGAGAAGTCGGCCATAATTTGTGCACGACGCTGTCCGCAGCGGGGCACAACGTCACTCTCATCGAGCAATCGGAAGTGCGCTGTGAGAAGCTGGACGAGGAACAGAATGCGCGCATCATCACGGGCAACGGCAGCTCGGCGCGCCAGTTGGTGGATGTGGACGTGGCCTCCTGCGATGCCTTTCTGGCCATGACGAGTGATGACCGCACGAATGTGATCTCTTGCTCGCTGGCTAAGGGGCTGGGGGCCAAAAATACGATTGCCCGCATCCATGACGAAACCTTTAGCGACAACTCGGTGATCAATTATCAGCTGCACTTCGGAATCGACCTGCTGGTGAACCCAGAAGCGATTTGCGCGGTGGAGCTGGCCAAGGAGATCCGCAGTGCGGGCCGGGTGGCGGTGGAGAATTTTGCGCGTGGTCAAATCGAGGTGCAGCAGCAGCAGGTGGCGAAAAACTCGCGTCTGGTCGGCAAAAAGTTAAAAGACCTGAAACTGGACTCGCGGGTGCGGATCGGCTACGTGCAGCGCGATGGGCACTCGGAGGTGGCCAGTGCGGACACGATACTGGAGGCGGGCGACATGGTGACATTGTTTGGGCATCCGGAAGTGTTGTTTACCTTGCGCGAGCGCTTCGACCCGAAGCATAAGATCGACGTGGCGCGGGTGGTGCTCTTCGGAGGCAGTGAGACGGCGATCAGCCTGATCCGACTGCTGACGAATCCGCGCTTCAAGGTGCGGGTGATCGAAAAAGACAAGGCGAAGTGCCGCTCGCTGGCGGAGCGCTTTCCCGACATCACGGTGATTAATGGCGATGCGACCTCGCTGCGCTTACTGGAAGAGGAGCAAATCGGCAGTGCGGATTATTTTGTGGCCTGCACCAAGGATGACGAAGAAAACATCCTGACCTGTTTGCAGGCGGCCAAGCTGGGAGCGAATCATGTGCAGTTGGTCATCAATAAGGGGGACTACGACCAGTTGTTGGGCATTTTGAAAACGATGCTGGGCATCGAGGTGGTGGTCTCGCCGCGCCAAGCGACGGCGGAATTTATGCTGCGCAACTTGTCCGCGGACTCCAGTGCCACCTTGGCGACCGTGCCGGGCGGGGATGGCCAGATCGTGGAAGTGCGCATCAAGCACTCGAGCCCTTGCGTGGGCAAGATGGTGAAAGACATCCACCTGCCACCGGGAGCGGTCTTTGTGGCGCTCTTGCACAAATTCAAAGCGAAGGTGCCCGCCGCCGACGACATCATCCTGGCCGGCGACCGGGTGGTGGTGATCGTGAGTGAAGCACAACAAAAAGCCGTGATGGCGAGCTTGGTATAA
- a CDS encoding TIGR02597 family protein: protein MKKSIKTFSLIASAALLTITSLSAVSTDPVGYVTTTIPANSDGLLSTALHRPAIFSGSVASIPDSDTIEVSNSPEFLADEYAGGGNFILFTSGDREGLWAVIDSNDADSIDLTFVIQDLGEDVEDRVEIGDTFSIIPFWTPATLLPEGETAAGTQLLMFSRSQPGINISAAFIYTLYDTYGWYAGPTDVNNEPIYPDESLIVRNVSDEPLKLVQAGNVPMSAYRTVLSSLAEGVEQDIRLTSGLPSEVAIRDLLDPGTAGAGDQILIFDQDQVGQNKSAAIIATYYETYGWYSGPTERNNYLLQPGQGFVYRKAAANNLDIVVTHSPSYQQ, encoded by the coding sequence ATGAAAAAATCTATTAAAACTTTCTCTCTTATCGCTTCGGCGGCTCTTTTAACTATCACCAGCCTTAGTGCGGTTTCAACCGATCCGGTCGGGTATGTGACGACGACTATTCCTGCGAATAGTGATGGCTTGCTTTCAACTGCTTTGCATCGGCCAGCTATATTTAGTGGTAGTGTAGCTTCTATTCCAGATTCTGATACGATCGAAGTTAGTAATTCTCCGGAATTTTTAGCTGATGAGTATGCTGGCGGCGGGAATTTTATTCTTTTTACTAGTGGCGATCGAGAAGGGCTTTGGGCAGTTATTGATTCTAATGATGCTGATTCGATTGATTTAACCTTTGTGATTCAAGATCTTGGTGAGGATGTTGAAGATCGTGTTGAGATTGGAGATACTTTTAGTATTATTCCATTTTGGACACCTGCTACTTTATTGCCTGAGGGAGAAACAGCCGCTGGAACTCAATTGTTAATGTTTTCTCGTAGTCAGCCTGGTATTAACATTTCTGCTGCATTTATTTATACCCTTTATGATACTTATGGTTGGTATGCGGGGCCAACGGATGTGAACAATGAGCCAATATATCCTGATGAGTCACTTATTGTGCGCAATGTAAGTGATGAACCCTTGAAGTTGGTCCAGGCTGGTAATGTGCCGATGTCTGCTTATCGCACCGTTTTGTCATCGTTAGCTGAGGGGGTTGAGCAGGATATTCGATTGACTTCTGGTCTTCCATCTGAAGTAGCTATTCGCGACCTTCTTGATCCAGGAACTGCAGGTGCAGGAGATCAAATCTTAATCTTTGACCAGGATCAAGTCGGTCAAAATAAAAGCGCCGCAATTATTGCTACTTATTATGAGACTTATGGATGGTATAGTGGTCCAACCGAGCGTAATAATTATTTGCTTCAACCAGGGCAAGGTTTTGTTTATCGGAAAGCCGCTGCCAATAATTTAGATATTGTCGTTACACATTCACCTTCTTATCAACAGTAA
- a CDS encoding four helix bundle protein has translation MANGGLLDFEQMEVWQDTQDLAVDVYGDFRACRDFTFVDQIKRAAVSISNNIAEGAERSTKPDFARFLDIAKGSTGEVRSMYHLAERLKFVEESTANQRRGQCKSISRQLGGFAKHLRKK, from the coding sequence ATGGCGAATGGAGGACTCTTAGACTTTGAGCAGATGGAGGTCTGGCAGGATACTCAGGACTTGGCTGTCGATGTCTATGGCGACTTCCGTGCCTGTCGTGACTTTACCTTTGTCGATCAGATTAAGCGCGCTGCTGTGTCGATTTCCAATAATATTGCAGAGGGCGCCGAGCGCTCGACAAAACCGGACTTTGCCAGATTCCTCGATATAGCCAAAGGATCTACCGGCGAAGTCAGAAGCATGTATCATCTAGCAGAGCGATTGAAATTCGTGGAGGAATCCACCGCCAACCAGCGCCGCGGTCAGTGCAAAAGCATTTCTCGGCAATTAGGCGGCTTTGCTAAACATCTACGTAAAAAGTAA
- a CDS encoding alpha/beta fold hydrolase: MAVALHSLRFKNPGAPVLVVLHGLLGSSRNWSTIGRTLQDRFDVHVLDLRNHGSSPHSEAMRWSEMCEDLQAYLDLHELESIELMGHSLGGKVAMRYACERPEVVERLVIVDIAAKPYPPYHDNEFRAMKRIPVAELANRKEAEELLEPMVPDWALRQFLLTNLVRDEASGTFRWQVNLEALHASLPHIRQNSLLETDRYEGPVLLVRGANSDFIDDDDANEMLHWFPHLHEAIVSSAGHNVHVENRKGFLEVLDAWL; the protein is encoded by the coding sequence ATGGCAGTGGCACTACATTCTCTTCGTTTCAAGAATCCGGGGGCGCCGGTTTTAGTGGTTTTGCATGGGCTTTTGGGCTCTTCGCGTAATTGGTCGACGATTGGGCGGACGCTGCAGGATCGTTTTGATGTGCACGTGCTGGATCTGCGTAACCACGGCAGCTCGCCTCATTCGGAGGCGATGCGCTGGTCGGAAATGTGTGAGGATCTTCAGGCCTATCTGGACTTACATGAGCTTGAGTCGATTGAATTGATGGGACACAGCCTGGGGGGCAAGGTGGCCATGCGCTACGCCTGTGAGCGTCCGGAAGTGGTGGAGCGTTTGGTGATCGTGGATATCGCCGCGAAGCCCTACCCTCCCTATCATGATAATGAGTTTCGCGCGATGAAACGTATTCCGGTGGCTGAATTGGCTAATCGTAAGGAGGCGGAAGAGCTCTTGGAGCCGATGGTGCCGGATTGGGCGCTGCGACAATTCCTATTGACGAATTTGGTGCGCGATGAGGCGAGCGGCACTTTTCGTTGGCAGGTCAATCTTGAGGCCTTACACGCCAGTTTGCCCCATATTCGACAAAACTCTCTATTGGAGACGGATCGCTATGAAGGCCCTGTGCTCTTAGTGCGTGGGGCCAATTCTGATTTTATCGATGACGACGATGCGAATGAAATGCTGCATTGGTTTCCGCACCTGCATGAGGCGATAGTCTCCAGCGCGGGACACAATGTACACGTTGAAAACCGCAAGGGTTTTCTGGAAGTGCTGGATGCTTGGCTGTAG
- a CDS encoding PEP-CTERM sorting domain-containing protein (PEP-CTERM proteins occur, often in large numbers, in the proteomes of bacteria that also encode an exosortase, a predicted intramembrane cysteine proteinase. The presence of a PEP-CTERM domain at a protein's C-terminus predicts cleavage within the sorting domain, followed by covalent anchoring to some some component of the (usually Gram-negative) cell surface. Many PEP-CTERM proteins exhibit an unusual sequence composition that includes large numbers of potential glycosylation sites. Expression of one such protein has been shown restore the ability of a bacterium to form floc, a type of biofilm.) — translation MKRLLIVAALTTACISLQATVTININSTGWGDASSTGVNDLAWGIIVDSDGNSVGGDFGGTFISDLSAALVGFSLPGTGTFNSGVNIFDEYYFVQGQDLTTNSGPPAFSDGYMSIVGVNLDGNVSAGDDYGLLWFSVANGTLTNSDFFGFQDIGLLPADSSVISPSTTPGQTSNAIGVPEPSAFAAMAGLMALGFVMVRRRG, via the coding sequence ATGAAAAGATTATTAATTGTCGCCGCGCTAACAACTGCCTGTATTTCTTTGCAGGCTACAGTTACCATTAATATTAATTCTACTGGATGGGGAGATGCTAGTTCTACTGGTGTCAATGATCTAGCTTGGGGAATAATTGTTGACTCTGATGGTAATAGCGTTGGGGGAGATTTTGGTGGGACTTTTATTTCAGATTTGTCCGCTGCTCTCGTTGGTTTTTCTCTGCCTGGGACTGGTACTTTTAATTCGGGAGTAAATATTTTCGATGAGTATTATTTCGTTCAAGGTCAAGATCTTACAACAAATTCTGGGCCTCCAGCATTTTCAGATGGTTATATGAGTATTGTTGGCGTGAATCTAGATGGTAACGTAAGTGCTGGTGATGACTATGGACTGTTGTGGTTTTCCGTTGCAAATGGCACTCTTACCAATTCTGACTTCTTTGGTTTTCAGGACATTGGCTTGCTTCCTGCTGACTCTTCAGTCATTTCACCATCAACTACACCAGGCCAAACCTCGAATGCAATCGGCGTTCCCGAGCCTTCCGCTTTCGCGGCAATGGCTGGTTTGATGGCGCTTGGTTTCGTGATGGTTCGCCGTCGCGGATAA
- the floA gene encoding flotillin-like protein FloA (flotillin-like protein involved in membrane lipid rafts) gives MTSITLPLALAGWQLGAAAILGLILLIGALIMITFFSIWLRALLSGAAVGFPTLVAMRLRGVPASLIVDARITSVKAGIEISANDLEAHYLAEGNVIQTVQALIAADKANIALDWQRACAIDLATKGTGKSVLEAVRTSINPKVIECPAAGGGRSTIDGVAKDGIQVKARARVTVRSNLDNYVGSALEETIIARVGEGIVTTIGSADSYKSVLESPDSISKVVLQRGLDVGTAFEILSIDIADVDVGENIGAQLQESQAEADKNVAQAKAEMRRAAAVALEQEMKARVEEMNAKVVEAEAQVPLALAEAFRSGNLGVMDYYRLNNIKADTDMRDSISKGDEKS, from the coding sequence ATGACCTCCATCACACTCCCACTCGCCCTCGCCGGCTGGCAGCTCGGCGCCGCCGCCATTCTCGGACTCATTCTCCTGATTGGTGCGCTCATTATGATCACCTTCTTTAGCATCTGGCTGCGTGCCTTGCTTTCCGGGGCCGCTGTCGGCTTCCCGACTCTGGTCGCCATGCGCTTGCGCGGCGTGCCGGCTTCATTGATCGTGGATGCCCGCATCACCTCTGTCAAAGCTGGCATCGAGATCAGTGCCAACGACCTCGAAGCTCACTACCTGGCAGAGGGCAACGTCATCCAAACGGTGCAAGCCCTCATCGCCGCCGACAAGGCCAACATCGCCCTTGACTGGCAGCGCGCCTGCGCGATCGACCTCGCCACCAAGGGCACCGGCAAGTCCGTGCTGGAAGCGGTGCGCACCTCCATCAATCCTAAAGTCATCGAGTGCCCCGCCGCCGGAGGCGGACGCTCCACCATCGACGGTGTGGCCAAAGACGGCATTCAGGTCAAAGCCCGTGCCCGCGTGACCGTGCGTTCCAACTTGGACAACTACGTGGGCTCCGCCCTCGAAGAGACCATTATCGCCCGTGTCGGTGAGGGCATCGTCACCACCATCGGCTCCGCCGACTCCTACAAGTCCGTGCTCGAATCCCCCGACAGCATTTCCAAAGTCGTGCTCCAACGCGGCCTCGATGTCGGCACCGCCTTTGAGATCCTTTCCATCGATATCGCCGACGTCGACGTCGGCGAGAATATCGGCGCCCAACTCCAAGAGTCGCAAGCCGAAGCCGACAAGAACGTCGCCCAGGCCAAGGCCGAAATGCGCCGCGCCGCCGCCGTCGCTCTCGAGCAGGAAATGAAGGCCCGCGTCGAAGAGATGAACGCCAAGGTCGTCGAAGCCGAAGCACAAGTGCCGCTCGCACTCGCCGAAGCCTTCCGCAGCGGGAACCTCGGAGTCATGGACTACTATCGCCTCAACAACATCAAAGCCGACACCGACATGCGCGACAGCATCTCCAAAGGCGACGAGAAGAGTTAG
- a CDS encoding TrkH family potassium uptake protein, producing the protein MNTAIIYKLLSMVLLALAVAFGLCAGAGLLLGESIHDDSIQAFISTVGISISVAALFHMLGRKGEAKLFRREALCAIGLAWILATLIGALPYALTETHGSFSDAIFESASGLTTTGATAYSNFYEFPKSLLLWRSLSQWVGGLGVVVFFVAILSSLGAGAKILFSNESSGTSSDFDHGRIQSGAFQLMLFYVGISLVCTIAYKVGGMDWFQAINHSMTTISTGGFSTEPMSMEQFQSPVLEWLSIVFMALSGTTFVYMIRLIRGQTHILKQNHEVYWFYAIVIGSTLLLMVFLIDLTGQLPDHNMLRVAAFQAVSIITTTGYSTTNFDTWLPPAKMTLLLIMFVGGCSGSTSGGVKVVRIVIALRAAMRSITHAYRPNITIPMRMGGQTLSERAIHSVVLFVILMTALQLLAMLFVSANEPHLSFMGVFSSVQATLFNIGPGFMEVGPAENFQFLRSSTKIFLSLLMILGRLELYAVLVLFMPSAWKRFS; encoded by the coding sequence GTGAATACTGCAATTATCTACAAACTGTTGAGCATGGTCTTGCTGGCCCTGGCGGTGGCCTTTGGGCTGTGCGCGGGAGCGGGGCTCCTGCTGGGCGAGTCCATCCACGACGATTCGATTCAGGCCTTTATCAGCACGGTGGGCATATCGATCAGCGTGGCCGCACTCTTCCACATGCTCGGCCGCAAGGGGGAAGCGAAACTGTTTCGGCGCGAGGCCCTGTGCGCGATTGGGCTGGCATGGATCCTGGCGACACTCATCGGTGCCCTGCCCTATGCATTGACGGAGACGCATGGCAGCTTCTCGGATGCAATTTTTGAAAGCGCCTCGGGGCTCACCACCACCGGGGCGACCGCCTATTCCAACTTTTATGAGTTTCCCAAGAGCTTGCTGCTGTGGCGCTCGCTGAGTCAGTGGGTGGGCGGCTTGGGTGTAGTGGTATTTTTCGTGGCCATCTTGTCCTCGCTGGGGGCCGGCGCGAAAATTTTGTTTAGTAATGAGTCCTCGGGCACCTCGTCGGACTTCGACCACGGCCGCATTCAGAGTGGCGCCTTTCAGCTGATGCTCTTCTATGTGGGGATTTCTCTGGTGTGCACGATCGCATATAAAGTCGGCGGCATGGACTGGTTTCAGGCGATCAATCACTCGATGACCACCATCTCGACCGGAGGCTTCAGCACCGAGCCGATGAGCATGGAACAATTTCAAAGCCCGGTCTTGGAGTGGCTCTCGATCGTATTCATGGCGCTCAGTGGCACCACTTTTGTGTATATGATCCGACTAATACGGGGGCAGACGCATATATTAAAGCAAAACCACGAGGTCTATTGGTTTTATGCCATCGTGATTGGCAGCACACTGCTACTCATGGTGTTCCTGATTGACCTGACCGGCCAACTGCCCGATCACAACATGCTACGAGTGGCGGCCTTCCAAGCGGTCTCGATCATCACCACCACCGGCTATTCCACTACGAATTTTGACACCTGGCTGCCGCCGGCCAAGATGACCTTGCTACTGATCATGTTTGTGGGCGGCTGCTCCGGCTCCACCAGTGGCGGGGTGAAGGTGGTGCGGATCGTAATCGCGCTGCGGGCTGCGATGCGCAGTATCACGCACGCCTACCGGCCGAATATCACCATTCCGATGCGCATGGGCGGACAGACGCTGAGCGAGCGCGCCATTCATAGTGTGGTGCTCTTTGTGATCTTAATGACCGCGCTGCAGCTGCTGGCCATGCTGTTTGTCTCGGCCAATGAGCCGCACCTGTCCTTTATGGGGGTGTTTTCCAGCGTGCAAGCGACCCTGTTTAACATCGGCCCCGGCTTCATGGAAGTCGGCCCCGCCGAGAATTTTCAGTTTCTGCGCAGCAGCACCAAGATCTTTCTATCGCTATTAATGATTTTGGGACGCTTGGAGCTATACGCGGTGCTGGTGCTGTTTATGCCCTCGGCTTGGAAACGCTTTTCCTAG